A window from Chlamydia gallinacea 08-1274/3 encodes these proteins:
- a CDS encoding V-type ATP synthase subunit I: protein MRIDVNKYLFIGKNSSAFFSACRELGIVEFISNKKLIASEKLHRFSECLKILNLLDGEVSDDLVAPKVEDLTVEEILDEVITLHQEILALTESYKALKKEIIRVKPLGQFSSNDIIEFTRKTGLTIRFFYRKHVDGQPLEVDQSNVFYLSTSYNFDYYAVIGIVSLSKEDFTEIDAQHSVNELQVQEASLLKDIRYKKSRICELYAYRQNVLEGLCNYDNELQLQHVEDSVEALFDGKAFTITGWVIANRLHELQQLCDQYNVCLYKVAPHPEEVVPTYLENSGISRIGEDLVNIYDTPASSDKDPSLWVFVSFALFFSMIVNDGGYGLLFLVSSFFITAKARRALKGSRALARFLKMFSILGIGCIAWGFATTSFFGTTISYTSPLRKYSLTHMLALKKSAYYLDKHPKGYKELLHEYPELKEKTTPEEFLLSSEKGSGDIVGRYVVYDKFIDNILMELALFVGVLHMGLGMIRYVQQRYSGIGWMLFMCGAYLYLPLYLQSVSLVHYLFGIPYELGGTLGYYGMFLGIGLAVLGAVFQYGWRGLNEVTTIIQVFSDVLSYLRIYALGLAGSMVGSTIMQISYEFSPVIGCLIILFGHSVNILLSIMGGVIHGLRLNFIEWYHYSFDGGGKLLRPLRKKVCRHIVDS, encoded by the coding sequence ATGCGCATAGATGTAAATAAGTATCTTTTTATAGGTAAGAATTCTTCAGCATTTTTTTCTGCTTGTAGAGAGCTCGGAATTGTAGAATTTATTTCTAATAAAAAATTAATTGCTTCAGAAAAGTTACATCGTTTTTCTGAATGTTTAAAAATTTTAAATTTATTAGATGGCGAGGTCTCAGACGATTTAGTAGCGCCCAAGGTCGAAGATCTTACTGTAGAAGAAATTCTAGACGAAGTGATTACTTTACATCAGGAAATTCTTGCTTTAACGGAGAGTTACAAGGCTTTAAAGAAAGAAATCATACGTGTAAAGCCTCTTGGACAGTTTTCATCAAATGATATTATTGAATTTACGAGAAAAACAGGTTTAACCATACGATTTTTCTATAGAAAGCATGTTGATGGACAGCCTTTAGAAGTCGACCAATCCAATGTTTTCTATTTATCTACATCATATAATTTTGATTATTATGCTGTTATAGGGATTGTCAGCCTGTCAAAAGAGGATTTTACGGAAATTGATGCTCAGCACTCTGTTAATGAATTGCAGGTGCAAGAAGCCAGTCTGTTGAAGGATATTCGCTATAAAAAATCACGTATTTGTGAGTTATATGCCTATCGTCAGAATGTTTTAGAAGGTTTATGTAACTATGATAATGAGTTACAATTACAACATGTAGAAGATAGTGTCGAAGCATTGTTTGATGGTAAGGCATTTACGATTACTGGCTGGGTAATTGCTAATCGTTTACATGAATTACAACAGTTATGTGATCAGTATAATGTATGCCTATATAAAGTAGCTCCCCATCCTGAAGAGGTTGTTCCTACATATTTAGAGAATAGTGGGATCAGTCGTATCGGAGAGGACCTTGTGAATATATATGATACCCCAGCGTCTTCAGACAAAGATCCTTCCTTATGGGTCTTTGTTTCGTTTGCTCTCTTTTTTTCTATGATTGTTAATGATGGGGGTTATGGTCTTTTATTTTTAGTGTCCTCATTTTTTATAACCGCTAAGGCTCGCCGCGCTCTTAAAGGTTCTAGAGCTTTAGCGCGCTTCTTAAAAATGTTTTCTATTTTAGGTATCGGGTGTATTGCCTGGGGATTTGCAACAACGTCGTTTTTTGGGACGACGATTAGTTATACGAGCCCCTTACGTAAGTATTCTCTAACGCATATGTTAGCTCTAAAGAAATCTGCGTATTATCTAGATAAGCACCCTAAAGGGTATAAAGAATTACTTCATGAGTATCCTGAGCTCAAAGAGAAGACAACACCCGAAGAATTTTTACTATCATCGGAAAAAGGTAGTGGTGATATTGTAGGTCGTTATGTTGTCTATGATAAATTTATAGATAACATTCTCATGGAGTTGGCGTTGTTTGTAGGTGTGCTCCATATGGGGCTAGGAATGATAAGATATGTGCAACAGCGCTACTCAGGTATTGGGTGGATGTTGTTTATGTGTGGGGCGTACTTATATCTTCCTTTGTATTTGCAATCTGTTTCTTTAGTTCATTATTTATTTGGCATTCCCTATGAGCTAGGGGGGACCCTTGGGTATTACGGTATGTTTTTGGGCATAGGTCTTGCTGTTCTAGGAGCTGTATTCCAATATGGTTGGCGAGGACTTAATGAAGTAACTACGATCATACAAGTGTTTTCTGATGTGCTTTCCTATTTGCGTATTTATGCTTTAGGATTAGCAGGATCTATGGTTGGCTCAACCATCATGCAAATCAGTTATGAGTTTTCTCCAGTAATTGGTTGTTTAATTATTCTTTTTGGCCATTCAGTGAATATTCTTTTGTCCATTATGGGGGGAGTGATTCATGGCCTGAGATTAAATTTTATTGAATGGTATCATTATAGTTTTGATGGAGGAGGGAAGCTTCTTCGGCCGTTAAGGAAAAAAGTATGTCGTCATATTGTAGATTCTTAG
- a CDS encoding V-type ATP synthase subunit B → MQTIYTKITDIKGNLITVEAEGACLGELAEIEQMDGRSSYASVLRFDSKKVTLQVFGGTSGLSTGDRVTFLGRPMEVVFGDSLLGRRLNGIGKPIDGEGESFGDPIQIATPTFNPVRRVVPRDMVRTNIPMIDVFNCLVKSQKIPIFSSSGEKHNALLMRIAAQTDADIVIIGGMGLTFVDYNFFVEESKRLGFASKCVMFIHKAVDAPVECMLIPDMALACAEKFAVNHNKNVLVLLTDMTAFADALKEISITMDQIPANRGYPGSLYSDLALRYEKAVDIANGGSITIISVTTMPGDDITHPIPDNTGFITEGQFYLKNNRIDPFGSLSRLKQLVIGKVTREDHGDLANALIRLYADSRKASERMSMGFKLSNWDKKLLEFSKLFETRLMSLEVNIPLEEALDIGWKILAQSFHSEEVGIKEQLINKYWPKSCLHR, encoded by the coding sequence ATGCAGACAATATATACAAAAATTACTGATATTAAAGGGAATTTAATCACCGTAGAAGCTGAAGGTGCTTGTTTAGGGGAATTAGCAGAAATTGAACAAATGGATGGGCGATCTTCTTATGCTTCTGTTCTGCGTTTTGATTCCAAAAAAGTTACTCTTCAGGTGTTCGGAGGGACTTCAGGATTATCTACAGGGGACCGTGTGACGTTCCTAGGTCGTCCTATGGAGGTTGTTTTTGGGGATTCCTTACTAGGCAGACGATTGAATGGTATTGGGAAACCTATTGATGGTGAAGGTGAGAGCTTTGGTGATCCTATTCAAATTGCTACACCAACGTTTAATCCTGTGCGTCGTGTAGTTCCTAGAGATATGGTGCGCACTAATATCCCGATGATTGATGTATTTAATTGTTTAGTGAAATCGCAAAAAATTCCTATTTTCTCCTCTTCTGGAGAGAAACATAATGCGTTATTAATGCGTATTGCAGCACAAACGGATGCTGATATTGTCATTATTGGTGGCATGGGTTTAACTTTTGTTGATTACAACTTTTTTGTTGAGGAATCTAAAAGGCTAGGCTTTGCAAGTAAGTGTGTGATGTTTATTCACAAGGCTGTTGATGCACCTGTGGAATGTATGTTAATTCCTGACATGGCTTTAGCATGTGCTGAAAAGTTTGCTGTAAACCATAACAAGAATGTTTTGGTGTTACTTACAGATATGACGGCTTTTGCAGATGCGTTAAAGGAAATTTCTATTACCATGGATCAAATTCCAGCAAATCGTGGATATCCGGGGTCATTATATTCGGATCTTGCTTTACGTTATGAAAAAGCAGTAGACATTGCTAATGGAGGATCCATTACGATTATTAGTGTTACAACTATGCCAGGAGATGATATTACCCACCCCATTCCTGATAATACAGGATTCATTACTGAAGGACAGTTTTATTTGAAAAATAATCGTATTGATCCCTTTGGTTCGTTATCACGATTGAAGCAACTCGTTATTGGGAAGGTAACTCGAGAAGATCACGGGGATCTCGCTAACGCGTTAATTCGTTTATATGCAGATTCCCGTAAAGCATCTGAGAGAATGTCTATGGGCTTTAAGTTATCTAATTGGGATAAGAAGCTATTGGAATTTTCGAAATTATTTGAAACACGACTCATGAGCTTGGAGGTAAATATTCCTTTGGAAGAAGCATTGGATATTGGTTGGAAAATTCTAGCGCAAAGTTTTCATTCTGAAGAGGTTGGCATTAAAGAACAGTTGATTAATAAGTATTGGCCCAAATCATGTCTTCACAGATAA
- a CDS encoding ATP synthase subunit C has translation MIDLSVVGPVLAMGLAMIGSAIGCGMAGVASHAVMSRIEEGHGKIIGLSAMPSSQSIYGLIFMLLLRDGVKDGKVSSIGAIAMGVSVGVALLISAIMQGKCCVSGIQAYARSSAIYGKSFASIGIVESFALFAFVFALLLF, from the coding sequence ATGATTGATTTATCGGTGGTGGGGCCTGTTTTAGCCATGGGTTTAGCAATGATTGGTAGTGCCATAGGTTGTGGCATGGCTGGGGTTGCTTCGCATGCTGTAATGTCTCGAATTGAAGAAGGACATGGAAAAATTATTGGATTATCAGCAATGCCGTCATCTCAATCTATTTATGGATTAATTTTTATGCTCTTACTCCGTGATGGAGTTAAAGATGGTAAAGTCTCTTCTATTGGGGCGATTGCTATGGGAGTGTCTGTAGGCGTAGCTTTATTAATATCTGCTATAATGCAGGGGAAATGTTGTGTAAGTGGTATACAAGCTTATGCGCGTTCTTCAGCTATTTATGGTAAATCTTTTGCTTCTATTGGGATAGTTGAATCATTTGCACTCTTTGCTTTTGTTTTTGCGCTATTATTATTCTAG
- a CDS encoding V-type ATP synthase subunit D, translating into MSSQIKFTKNSYRLEKLKLARLETYLPTLKLKMSLLQVEVANAAREASHWLQIYQESRERIYAFAELFSIPLYVDAVINSFKIEKVDKDYENITGVEVPVIKNIVLSEFSYSVLDTPIWIDTVVSSAREFVVNKVRSEVALERQRILQEELRNVSIRVNLFEKKLIPETTQIIKKIAIFLSDRSITDIGQVKVAKKKIQQRKEASECA; encoded by the coding sequence ATGTCTTCACAGATAAAGTTTACGAAAAATTCATATCGCTTAGAAAAGTTAAAGCTTGCTCGTTTAGAAACCTACTTACCTACATTGAAATTAAAAATGTCATTATTACAAGTAGAAGTTGCTAATGCTGCACGTGAGGCAAGCCATTGGTTGCAGATATATCAAGAATCTCGAGAACGCATTTATGCTTTTGCTGAATTATTTAGCATTCCTCTTTATGTTGATGCTGTGATTAATAGCTTTAAGATTGAGAAAGTTGATAAGGATTATGAAAATATTACGGGGGTAGAGGTCCCTGTAATTAAAAATATCGTTTTGTCGGAATTTTCTTATTCTGTGCTGGACACGCCAATTTGGATTGATACTGTGGTTTCATCTGCTCGAGAATTTGTAGTGAATAAAGTGCGTTCTGAAGTGGCTTTAGAAAGGCAAAGAATTTTACAAGAAGAATTAAGAAATGTATCGATTCGTGTGAATCTTTTTGAAAAAAAACTTATTCCCGAAACAACACAAATAATTAAAAAAATCGCTATTTTTTTAAGTGACCGCAGTATTACCGATATTGGTCAAGTAAAAGTGGCTAAGAAAAAGATACAACAGCGTAAGGAGGCCTCCGAATGCGCATAG